Proteins co-encoded in one Macadamia integrifolia cultivar HAES 741 unplaced genomic scaffold, SCU_Mint_v3 scaffold2165, whole genome shotgun sequence genomic window:
- the LOC122065966 gene encoding uncharacterized protein LOC122065966, which produces MKASVGETVSKWMLFHSIPTNATTSPYYQPILDVVAVAVTVAVAVAGLGIKGPTTYEVMNIYLPKEKADLKAYIDKLKVMWKSHRDAKYIYKPLKDVVEEVGIQNVVKIVTDNGSNYKKAGIKMMNNPKFQLFWTPHTAHCIDLMLKDMGKIKIVQTVVGRTRQVSTFVYNHGFSLNLLREKCEGDLVRPGLTRFATNYIALQSFESKKVGLRSMFASKEWFGWREEGSASGREAQATVSSEEFLTQLGKVVKILAPIIGMLKLVDYAFKPTMPSMWAAIVMMKENVYATNPRRSRKFVETIEDH; this is translated from the exons ATGAAGGCTTCTGTTGGGGAGACAGTGTCTAAGTGGATGTTATTCCATAGCATCCCAACAAACGCCACCACAAGTCCCTATTACCAGCCGATACTTGATGTTGTGGCTGTGGCTGTGActgtggctgtggctgtggcTGGTCTAGGGATAAAGGGGCCGACTACATATGAGGTGATGAATATATATTTGCCTAAGGAGAAGGCTGACTTGAAAGCATATATTGATAAGTTAAAAGTTATGTGGAAGAGCCATAGG gatgcaaaatatatttacaagccTCTGAAGGATGTTGTGGAAGAAGTTGGGATACAAAATGTTGTTAAGATTGTGACTGACAATGGAAGTAACTACAAGAAAGCCGGaattaaaatgatgaacaacccTAAATTCCAACTCTTTTGGACTCCTCATACAGCACACTGCATTGACCTAATGTTGAAGGACAtgggaaaaattaaaattgtgcAAACTGTGGTTGGAAGGACTAGGCAAGTGAGCACATTTGTCTATAATCATGGGTTTTCATTAAACCTATTGAGGGAGAAGTGCGAGGGCGACTTGGTCAGGCCTGGTCTCACAAGATTTGCTACCAACTATATTGCACTCCAGagttttgaatccaagaaaGTTGGTCTTCGATCTATGTTCGCATCTAAGGAGTGGtttggttggagggaagaaggATCAGCTAGTGGTAGGGAGGCACAGGCAACCGTTTCATCAGAAGAGTTTTTGACACAATTGGGTAAAGTGGTTAAAATCTTAGCACCAATTATTGGCATGTTGAAGTTGGTGGATTATGCTTTCAAACCCACCATGCCAAGCATGTGGGCTGCTATTgtaatgatgaaggaaaatgtcTATGCTACCAACCCACGTAGAAGTAGGAAATTTGTGGAAACAATAGAAGACCATTAG